The Mangrovivirga cuniculi genomic sequence GGTCCTCAACTCTTTTCTCTAATTTTTCATTTGTACAGCTCGCTAAAACGAAAGCGACCAAAGCAAATAAGCTAATCTTTTTCATCTCTCTTAATTTATTTTTTCTTCAATTGTCCTAATAATTCATCTACGTCATCAAGTAGTTGCTCAGCTTTATTTTTAGCGTCTGAAACTACCTTTTCTCCATCTGTTTTTGCCTGGTTAGCATGTTCCACCTTTCCTTCTACAAGGTCATCTATCAGCTCTTCTAATATTTGCTTGTATCTGTCGAGCTGGTAAGTAACCTTATCCCTGGTGTTACTGCCTTTATCCGGGGCGAATAAAATTCCTATAAGAGCACCGGAAGCCATGCCGGTTAAAAAAGCTAATAAATTGTTTGATTTCATGGTATTACTATTTATTGTCTAAAAGTCCCCTTCCGCTCTTCTTAATCTTCCCGGCAGTCTTCAGATCATTAGCTATTACATCTAATACTCCGTTAACAAACTGACGGCTTTTAGGGGTACTGTATTTCTTTGATATTTCTATAAACTCATTTATGGTAACCTTTACCGGGATATTTGGAAAATTAATCATTTCAGAAACTGCCAGCATCAAAATTATTTTATCTGTTGTTGCCAGTCTTTCAACATCCCAGTTCTTTGTTTTTTCCGAGATAATCTCTTCATATTCTTCTTCGTTTTCAAGTAAATAATCGTAGGTATCCTCGAAAAATATTTTATCGTCTTCCCAATTATAAGATAATTCTCTCAATTCCACAGAATCTTCCTCAGATTCTTTGATTGTTTTTAGAGCAAGACTTTTAACAATATTCTTATCTTCAGCCCAGTGAATATCTTCCTGTTCGAAGAAATCCATTACCGCCTGGTTTTTAAATATAATATTTTTTATCAGGTATTGTGTAAAGATCTTATCAGATTCAAAATCACCCTCCCCTGAAGCGTA encodes the following:
- a CDS encoding YtxH domain-containing protein, whose protein sequence is MKSNNLLAFLTGMASGALIGILFAPDKGSNTRDKVTYQLDRYKQILEELIDDLVEGKVEHANQAKTDGEKVVSDAKNKAEQLLDDVDELLGQLKKK
- the nusB gene encoding transcription antitermination factor NusB; the encoded protein is MQSIFAFLQSKNANKELARNLVHDAFLPDLNANEVQDKEELKEKRKKALSQFDQLFENGEEFVYDSSLEEKINTEVEKALIEYDAQNEKDRVHLKRRMVIEAEEIYNHYLLALKLLTDLSDPSFNRYLKKGKDDNFIQNDVISLLRNSESFENALLRKKVDTSEMRSEVESWFKNLIKDSDEYKEYASGEGDFESDKIFTQYLIKNIIFKNQAVMDFFEQEDIHWAEDKNIVKSLALKTIKESEEDSVELRELSYNWEDDKIFFEDTYDYLLENEEEYEEIISEKTKNWDVERLATTDKIILMLAVSEMINFPNIPVKVTINEFIEISKKYSTPKSRQFVNGVLDVIANDLKTAGKIKKSGRGLLDNK